A window of the Bacteroidota bacterium genome harbors these coding sequences:
- a CDS encoding DUF5110 domain-containing protein yields MLKKIIIKVHKVDKYREISILLLSFILFCSGPTLLAQEAALNKPIGHFREFSFSSRSLEIEGDNGQIILTHYAPDIIRVRVSDANINDWKSYAVILEPSGEFQFRFNSKVLILTTDSLKIEIEKYPLHIRIFTYDNKLVTEHYFGLTISWLGGVVSQYHRLFQDEIFLGLGDQPGSLNRRGQYFENNGIVESPENGISGFGSFIPFFLGIHDSLTYGIFLDHTGRSSFNFGAGTDDQYYSFSSSDGTLDYYFIWGKSVKSILSKFTALTGKMEMPPLWALGYHHSRQGYSSNQQVIRTAEEFREKGFPADIYCLDMFSTRDFEVFTWDPKRFDHPSVLTGTLKDAGFRTSMQVDAGVRINPGFDIYQDGINHDHFIKYPGGLPYTGNTKAGRCHFPDLTNRETYSWWKGHFKSLADAGVRSICFDPNTKIVRQMGGIPDIIELDGDGTTTSMMKVRNLYYLMMASSAYEAMKTHLKNERSLVLAHNAYAGIQRYAATWNGFILPGEDIMLEGVRRICSMGLSGVPLCGSDIGGSSGIVSPSLYLRWLNIAIYNPIFINTFDADAPEQMPWSYGEKTEAIARNIFNKRYSLLPYIYSSLYESNQSGIPLARSLAIEYPFDLTIYAKSFENQFQLGKNLLIIPAYSDEKITRVYLPEGNWFFANNDRYYTGPCEIMVACPVDSIPVFVREGSIIPMQSPVISCLDSPSDTLSIHIYAGNNQNSFTYYEDDGYSYNYQKGNYYKRIIDFNPHERLLHFHKSTGTYSSRFKKLKLVFHGFVKTVWMEINLSKHDVITENNLQIIILDNLQDDIYLRW; encoded by the coding sequence ATGCTTAAAAAGATCATCATTAAAGTACATAAAGTTGATAAATACAGAGAAATATCAATTCTTCTCCTCTCCTTCATACTGTTTTGTTCTGGGCCGACCCTATTGGCGCAGGAGGCGGCTTTAAATAAGCCCATCGGCCATTTCAGAGAGTTTTCATTCAGTTCAAGATCTCTGGAAATAGAAGGAGACAATGGACAGATTATACTTACACATTATGCTCCGGACATTATCAGGGTTCGGGTATCCGATGCAAACATCAATGACTGGAAATCGTATGCGGTCATACTGGAACCTTCCGGTGAATTCCAGTTCCGTTTCAACAGCAAGGTTTTGATCCTGACAACCGATTCTTTAAAAATAGAAATAGAGAAATATCCTTTACACATAAGGATATTTACCTATGATAACAAACTGGTGACAGAGCATTATTTTGGTTTAACCATATCATGGCTTGGAGGAGTCGTTTCACAGTATCACAGGCTTTTCCAGGATGAGATTTTTCTTGGTTTGGGTGACCAGCCGGGATCGCTAAACCGGCGAGGCCAATATTTTGAGAACAATGGAATTGTCGAAAGTCCTGAAAACGGCATTTCTGGATTTGGTTCTTTTATCCCCTTTTTTTTAGGGATTCACGATAGCCTCACTTATGGAATCTTTTTGGATCACACAGGACGAAGCAGCTTTAATTTTGGTGCCGGCACCGATGATCAATATTACAGTTTCTCCTCCTCCGATGGTACCCTGGATTATTATTTCATCTGGGGAAAATCCGTAAAAAGCATCCTAAGCAAGTTCACTGCGCTGACAGGAAAAATGGAGATGCCTCCTCTGTGGGCTTTGGGATACCATCATAGTCGTCAAGGTTATAGCAGTAACCAGCAGGTTATTCGAACTGCTGAAGAATTCAGGGAAAAAGGATTCCCCGCTGATATATACTGCCTTGACATGTTTTCTACCAGGGATTTTGAAGTGTTTACCTGGGATCCAAAAAGATTTGACCACCCATCGGTATTAACAGGTACTCTGAAAGATGCTGGATTCAGAACATCCATGCAGGTTGATGCCGGAGTAAGGATAAATCCAGGTTTTGATATCTATCAGGATGGAATAAACCATGATCATTTTATTAAGTATCCCGGAGGCTTGCCATACACGGGAAATACAAAAGCAGGCAGATGCCATTTCCCCGATCTGACTAATAGAGAAACCTATTCATGGTGGAAAGGACATTTTAAGTCATTGGCCGATGCAGGTGTCCGCAGTATCTGTTTCGATCCGAATACTAAAATAGTAAGACAAATGGGAGGTATTCCTGATATCATCGAGCTCGATGGCGATGGTACAACAACAAGTATGATGAAAGTCAGGAACCTTTATTATCTGATGATGGCCAGCTCTGCATACGAAGCAATGAAAACCCATCTTAAAAATGAAAGGTCATTGGTACTTGCCCATAATGCTTACGCAGGAATACAAAGATATGCTGCTACATGGAATGGATTCATCTTACCTGGAGAAGATATTATGCTTGAAGGCGTAAGAAGGATTTGCAGTATGGGATTAAGCGGGGTACCGCTTTGCGGTAGTGATATCGGCGGATCATCAGGGATTGTTTCTCCTTCGCTCTACTTGCGATGGTTAAATATCGCCATTTACAATCCTATCTTTATCAATACCTTCGATGCCGATGCACCTGAACAAATGCCCTGGAGTTATGGTGAAAAAACTGAAGCTATAGCGCGGAATATTTTCAATAAACGATATTCTCTTCTTCCTTATATCTATTCCTCCCTTTATGAATCTAATCAATCAGGAATACCTCTGGCAAGGAGCCTGGCCATTGAATACCCTTTTGATCTTACTATTTATGCCAAATCTTTCGAAAACCAATTTCAATTAGGAAAGAACTTACTTATTATTCCGGCATACAGTGACGAGAAAATTACCCGGGTCTACCTACCAGAAGGCAATTGGTTCTTTGCCAATAATGACCGTTATTATACAGGACCTTGTGAAATTATGGTAGCTTGTCCGGTTGACAGCATCCCGGTTTTTGTCAGAGAAGGTAGTATTATCCCAATGCAGAGCCCGGTAATTTCCTGTCTGGATTCTCCCTCTGACACTTTATCTATCCATATTTATGCAGGAAACAATCAAAACAGCTTTACTTATTATGAAGATGACGGTTATTCCTATAATTACCAGAAAGGGAATTATTATAAAAGAATCATCGATTTTAATCCGCATGAGAGGTTGTTACATTTTCACAAATCTACCGGAACCTATTCATCCAGGTTTAAAAAGCTAAAACTTGTTTTTCATGGTTTTGTAAAGACAGTATGGATGGAAATTAATTTAAGCAAACATGATGTTATAACCGAGAATAACCTGCAAATAATAATTCTGGATAATTTACAGGATGATATATATCTGAGATGGTAA